One window of the Vigna radiata var. radiata cultivar VC1973A chromosome 1, Vradiata_ver6, whole genome shotgun sequence genome contains the following:
- the LOC106761090 gene encoding uncharacterized protein LOC106761090, which yields MGESLVLVKGEGLSVPVPFVQAIMDVQISDRFVLPQFKMYNGTIDPEVHIKSFTNAMEFRTGCDAIWCRAFSLSLEGKALEWFDSLPSGSIENFKCLGDMFKSQFATCRTQDITVVDLMNLKQGKNESLKTFMDRYQKTVRWVKGLSLELALQHIMPALRPGLFKDSVCRTPPKTMEELCQRAAFEVRVEDMKQIYRQEMQEAKADRTNAKREGQGSRTGSPKMREGPQGPRFQQYAQLSAPRARIRQEALSAQIIQTPQKRPTPLGADSNKHCLYHQNMGHDTEDCVTLKDKIEELIRAGQ from the coding sequence ATGGGAGAAAGTCTGGTGCTAGTAAAAGGTGAGGGACTATCAGTACCTGTACCATTCGTCCAGGCCATCATGGACGTCCAAATATCCGACCGATTTGTCCTACCCCAGTTCAAGATGTACAATGGAACCATTGACCCTGAGGTGCATATCAAATCCTTCACTAATGCGATGGAATTTCGCACCGGGTGCGACGCCATTTGGTGTCGGGCGTTCTCTCTTTCGCTGGAAGGAAAGGCCCTGGAGTGGTTTGACTCTCTCCCGAGCGGCTccattgaaaatttcaaatgtttGGGTGACATGTTTAAAAGCCAATTCGCCACTTGTCGCACGCAAGATATCACTGTGGTCGATTTGATGAATTTAAAGCAAGGCAAGAACGAATCACTCAAAACCTTCATGGATCGGTACCAGAAGACCGTACGATGGGTCAAGGGCCTTAGCTTGGAGCTGGCTCTTCAGCACATAATGCCCGCCTTGAGGCCCGGCCTGTTCAAAGACAGTGTCTGTCGCACCCCTCCTAAAACCATGGAGGAATTGTGTCAGCGGGCCGCATTTGAAGTAAGGGTGGAGGATATGAAACAAATTTACCGACAGGAAATGCAAGAAGCGAAGGCGGATAGGACAAACGCGAAACGAGAGGGTCAGGGTAGCCGTACGGGGTCACCGAAGATGCGAGAGGGACCTCAAGGTCCCCGTTTCCAGCAATATGCGCAATTGAGCGCTCCCCGAGCTCGCATACGACAAGAGGCACTCAGTGCACAAATCATACAAACGCCTCAGAAACGCCCCACCCCCCTGGGGGCGGACAGCAATAAGCATTGCTTGTACCACCAAAACATGGGACACGATACCGAAGATTGCGTAACCCTCAAAGACAAAATAGAGGAACTGATTCGGGCAGGACAGTAG